GTCTCGTGGTCTCGTTCATGGGCCGTGTGTCTGCTCCTGTTGGCGCTCGGTCTTGCCGCCTGCGGCGAGACGCCCGAGCGGCCTGAGCCCCACGCGCCATCCGTGCTCGAACAACCCCTTGAGACCGCCTTTGCCGAACGCCGCCTGGTGCCCGTGATCGAAACGGCCGTGGGCGCGGTGCGGCCCAAGACCGAGATCAGCGTGGCCAGTCAGGTCATGGGCCGCGTGGCCCTGGTGGCCGTGCGGCCGGGCCAGCGCGTGGAAAAGGGCCAGCCGCTCGTGGAGCTCGACGCGGACGAGTTCGTGGCCAGGGCCGAGGCTTCCGCGCAAGCCTTGGCCGGAGCGCGCGCCGGGCTCGGTCAGGCCGAGCAGGCCGTGGCCGCCGCCCGCGCCCAGGCCGACAAGGCCCGTTCGACCTTCGAAAGGCTTCGCGCCCTGCACCAGCAAGGCGCGGTGGCCGCCGAGGAGATGGAGCGCGCCCGGCGCGACATGCTCCAAGCCGAGGCTTCGCTGGCCCAGGCCCGCGAAGGATATTCCCAGGCCGCCTCGGCCGTGCGCCAGTCCGAGAACCTGACCCGTGAGGCGCGCATCAACCAGGGCTACACGCGCATCGACGCTCCAGAAGCGGGCGAGGTGGTGCGGCGCATGATCGAGCCCGGCGACATGGCCGTGCCGGGCAGACCGCTGCTCCTGCTCCAGACGGGCGGCGCGTTCTGGCTGGAGGCTGCGGTGCGCGAAGGGCTCATGGCCCGCGTGCCGCTTGGCGCGCGCCTGAC
The sequence above is a segment of the Alkalidesulfovibrio alkalitolerans DSM 16529 genome. Coding sequences within it:
- a CDS encoding efflux RND transporter periplasmic adaptor subunit, yielding MRNASRFSAVSWSRSWAVCLLLLALGLAACGETPERPEPHAPSVLEQPLETAFAERRLVPVIETAVGAVRPKTEISVASQVMGRVALVAVRPGQRVEKGQPLVELDADEFVARAEASAQALAGARAGLGQAEQAVAAARAQADKARSTFERLRALHQQGAVAAEEMERARRDMLQAEASLAQAREGYSQAASAVRQSENLTREARINQGYTRIDAPEAGEVVRRMIEPGDMAVPGRPLLLLQTGGAFWLEAAVREGLMARVPLGARLTVAIDALGMELPGVVEEIVPSADPATRTVIVRVSLPPAPGIYQGMFGRLLIPAGEREAVLAPARALRRVGQLVTVRVADDGDWRDITVRPGREIDGLIEIQAGLSGGETLALTDTAHGG